A stretch of DNA from Bacillus sp. NP157:
CAATCGCTACGGGCAGAAGCAAACGGGCGGCGAAGCAACCGCCGACCCGCTTTCAAATCGCTCCGTTGTCGCGCTCGCCGAGAAGTACCGTAAGACCCCAGCCCAGATTGTCTTGCGATGGCAGCTGGAAATCGGGACGTCTCCAATTCCGAAGTCGGTTAGGGCGTCGCGGATTGCCGAAAACATCGATGTCTTCGACTTCAGTCTTCTGTTTGACGAGGTCGAAGTCATCAGTGCGCTTGATTCCGGCGAGCGCGGAGGACCGGACCCGGCTGTCGTCAGCCCAGAAACATTTCCGCTCACCATTGCACGCTGAAGGGATAGCCCCATGCACAATCCTCCGTGTCGCCGCTTCCTCACCACCAGCGCGACCCTTGCCGCAAGCATCATGGCCGCCCGTGTCGTTGGAGCGCGTGATAATGCGCCAGCCGCCCCTCGCCTTGTCCCGCAGCGGCTCAAAACTGCGCGTCACAGCACTTTTTACTGGGAGACCGGCCCGGCCGATGGACCGTTGATGGTCTTTATCCATGGTTGGCCCCAGATTGGTTTGATGTGGCGGGCGCAGATGGAGGCCTTCGCCTCTTCAGGATGGCGATGCATTGCACCCGACATGCGGGGATATGGCCGGTCGTCCGCGCCACGTGCGAGCAGTGCCTACGCATACCGGGAAATTGTGGCGGATATGGTTGAGCTCCACGACCACTTGGGCGGTAAAACTGCCGTATGGGTCGGGCACGACCTTGGCAGTCCCGTGGCAGGCGCGCTTGCAGCGATGCATGCGGAGCGATGCCGTGGTGTGGTGTTGCTGTCGGTCCCCTATTTTCCGGACACCTTCGCCCTCGACACGCTCCGTCCTCTTGTTGACCGAAAGCTCTACCCTGAGGATGAGTATCCGGACGGACAGTTCGACTACTACCGCTTTTACCTCACGCACTTTGACGTCGCCACCCGCGATTTCGATGCGGACATCCCATCGACACTTTCAGCCATCTACCAGCCAGGTGACCCTTCGTCTGCCGGCAAGATTTATCGGTCGGCGTCCATCAGCCGGAATGGGGGATGGTTCGGTCCCGCCCATCGTGCTCCGGCGCTTCCGCACACACCTCTATGGCCAGAGCGTGACTTTGATGTCCTCGTCGATTCCTTCCGCTCCACCGGCTTCCGGCCGGGGAACGCCTGGTACCTCAACGATGAAGCCAATCTCTCATATGTCCACATGGCCCCCAACGGAGGACACGTCGCCCAGCCCGTCCTCTTCGTCAATGGCGTCTGGGACCCTATTTGCGATGTCACCAGAAACCCGCACCTTGGCAGACCGATGGGGGAGGCTTGCAGCAAGCTGTCGGTCCGCCACGTCAACGCTGGACACTGGCTTCCGCTTGAGCGCAAAGACGAGGTCGTCCGTGTGATGAACGAATGGCTGCAGTCAAGCGGCCTGGCATAGCCGAACGTATTGCGCTGGTTCGTTGGCTACCGTACCACTCGGCTTGTCGCCGGCCCATAACCCTTGCGGTCGGGTCTTGTAGTTTGCCGGCACGTAAATCGCGCTGGCAAAAAAGAAGGCACCGCCAGCCAACGGTGTCAGGCCGTTCAACGGCAAATGCATCATCCCCTCTTCCACGCGGGGCCGGGACCCGTGCCCGGCGTCCCCGCATGACCCGGCCGACCCTTCATGAATCGTGGAAGGCAGCGCGGACATCCCTGACCATCACACCCGCGCGTTTGACCAGCGCCCGGGGCATGTCTTCGGACACGCCAGACTCCATGGTCCAGTGCTTCACTTCGTAGTCTTCGTGCTCGTTGATATGCTCGGCATCAGCGGGGAGCGGTTGCTCTTGTCATCACCCATGGCAACGTGTCTCGGTTGAGACCCAAGCATGGGTGAAATCACAACATTTGCAGTCGTCCGCATATTCGCGCGGGCAGACGGTAGCGGCACGATAATTGTGCCCATCAAATGCACCGTTTTTTCCTCAAAGATTGCAGGTGCGACGCGACGTATCCGGCTTTTCCAGCCCTTGCCTCGAAAAAGCGCTTGCAATGGCGCTTCCATGGTGGGAGGTTGGGTTCGAAAACCGCAGGCGTTATCCCTGACGCCCTGTCTCGAGGAATTCGTCCTGGGGTTCGGATTCCCAGTCCGGAAAAGCCAATGACACGACCCATGCATCCGGCGCGACTCCTTTTTCACTGCATTGACGGCGGCGGCAACGCCGTCGAGGCAAAGGTCAACGCAGCATTCGATGGGCGCGTTGCGCGTTGGGTGTGGCATGCGTCCATCCAATGCGACCAGTCCCCAACGGCTTACATGCTCGGCACTTCACCAACCCTTGATGACGTGACGATGGACGTCTGTGCCCAGGCTCGAATGGTCATTCTTGGCGAGGACCTTGCCGAGCCAATCATGCGACCAGGCCGCAGCCGGGTCCTGGAAGGGCCGTTTGTCCATGCAAACGGCAGGCCCGGGCGGTTCCGGGCCGAGCGAAAGACGGACGGCACCATCTTGACGGTTGAAATCGTCAACGAAGCGGGCGAGTGTTTTGAAAGCCTTGAATTGCCTTCTTTGACAGCCATCGACCGTGCGTCGACTGAGGCGGGTGCGATGGAAGTTATTTACGAACTTCTACACCGGCGGTATGGAGCAACAGTCGGATGACGATTTAGCCACTTGCCGCCCCCAAGGATCGTCACCGCAGAGAGAACCTCGTCCGTGTTCTCCGTGAGTCTGGCACGGAGGCAATGACGGGCTGACATCACATGCCGAAGCCCTCGGCGCGAATGGATGCGTTATCGCCCTGC
This window harbors:
- a CDS encoding alpha/beta hydrolase, with amino-acid sequence MHNPPCRRFLTTSATLAASIMAARVVGARDNAPAAPRLVPQRLKTARHSTFYWETGPADGPLMVFIHGWPQIGLMWRAQMEAFASSGWRCIAPDMRGYGRSSAPRASSAYAYREIVADMVELHDHLGGKTAVWVGHDLGSPVAGALAAMHAERCRGVVLLSVPYFPDTFALDTLRPLVDRKLYPEDEYPDGQFDYYRFYLTHFDVATRDFDADIPSTLSAIYQPGDPSSAGKIYRSASISRNGGWFGPAHRAPALPHTPLWPERDFDVLVDSFRSTGFRPGNAWYLNDEANLSYVHMAPNGGHVAQPVLFVNGVWDPICDVTRNPHLGRPMGEACSKLSVRHVNAGHWLPLERKDEVVRVMNEWLQSSGLA
- a CDS encoding DUF3606 domain-containing protein; protein product: MNEHEDYEVKHWTMESGVSEDMPRALVKRAGVMVRDVRAAFHDS